A section of the Parasteatoda tepidariorum isolate YZ-2023 chromosome 6, CAS_Ptep_4.0, whole genome shotgun sequence genome encodes:
- the LOC107442976 gene encoding zinc finger protein ZFP2-like — translation MSAKNSISCDICHKSFRQKNLLIRHSVVHCKEKPFSCNICDKKFSYKTTLTMHSHIHTGEYPYSCNICDKKFSMKNHLNIHYRTHTGEKPYLCCICNQRFISTNSLNLHLRFHTGEKPYSCNICDKKFTNKSSLNHHLRFHVGEKPYSCNICHKKFTSMPTLRDHNIIHTGQKLYSCKICNKSFAVKAYLRKHSRRHSEEKPYSCSICQKRFTTGNNLYSHRMIHTKPFSCNLCNKRFAIKSRLTKHMSDHSKNKKEVFSCNVCDKRFAQKQYLERHNLIHIREKNYSCIVCNKGFTQHRNLMRHRVVHSNELPYPCNICKKRFLLKESLDKHYKLHTSIKPYCCLLCNIFPSKVI, via the coding sequence ATGTCTGCAAAAAACTCAATTTCATGTGACATATGTCATAAATCGTttcgtcaaaaaaatttattgattcgGCATTCTGTAGTTCACTGTAAGGAAAAGCCTTTTTCTTGCaatatatgtgataaaaaattttcctacaaGACAACTTTAACAATGCATTCTCATATTCACACTGGAGAATATCCTTATTCTTGTAATATATGTGATAAAAAGTTTTCCATGAAGAACCACCTGAACATACATTACAGAACTCATACTGGAGAGAAACCATATTTGTGTTGCATATGTAATCAAAGGTTTATAAGTACGAACTCTCTGAACCTTCATTTGAGATTTCATACAGGAGAGAAACCATATTCTTGTAATATATGTgataaaaagtttacaaataagAGCTCTCTGAACCATCATTTGAGATTTCATGTAGGAGAGAAACCATATTCTTGTAACATATGTCATAAAAAGTTTACTTCGATGCCTACTCTCAGGGATCATAATATTATTCATACTGGACAGAAGCTATATTCATGTaagatatgtaataaaagttttgctgTGAAggcatatttaagaaaacacaGTCGTCGTCATTCTGAAGAGAAGCCTTACTCTTGTAGTATATGTCAAAAAAGGTTCACAACTGGAAACAATTTGTACAGTCATCGTATGATTCATACCAAGCcattttcatgtaatttatgtaataaaagattTGCAATAAAATCGCGGTTAACTAAACATATGTCTGATCattctaagaataaaaaagaggTATTCTCTTGTAATGTATGTGATAAAAGATTTGCTCAAAAGCAGTATTTAGAGAGACATAATCTTATTcatattagagaaaaaaattattcttgtatAGTGTGCAATAAAGGTTTTACGCAACACAGAAATTTAATGAGACACAGAGTTGTTCATTCAAATGAATTACCTTATCCTTgtaatatatgcaaaaaaagatttttgctgAAGGAAAGCTTAGATAAGCATTATAAACTTCATACTAGCATAAAACCCTATTGTTGTCTACTGTGTAACATTTTCccatcaaaagtaatttaa
- the LOC107442983 gene encoding zinc finger protein ZFP2: MSEKKSISCDICHKSFRQKNLLLRHSVVHSKEKPFSCNICGKKFPFKTYLAVHSRIHTGEKPYSCNICDKKFSTKRSLDLHYRTHTEEKPYLCCICDKKFASKSYLNLHLRFHTGEKPYSCNICHKKISSLPTLKDHYLIHTGQKPYPCKICNKSFAVKAYLRKHILSHSEERPYSCNLCNKRFKRGGVLNTHRKIHTRPLSCNLCNKRFAVKSRFIKHMSDHYEDKKKSFSCNVCGKSFAQKQHLDRHNLVHIGDKTYSCIVCNKGFTKHSNLIKHRVVHLTELPYPCNICKKRFLQKESLDKHYRLHTNIKPCCLLCNIFPLQVM, encoded by the coding sequence ATGTctgaaaaaaagtcaatttcgTGTGACATATGTCATAAATCGTttcgtcaaaaaaatttattacttcggCATTCTGTAGTTCACAGTAAAGAAAAGCCTTTTTCTTGTAATATATGTGGTAAAAAATTTCCCTTCAAGACATATTTAGCAGTACATTCTCGTATTCACACTGgagaaaaaccttattcttgtaatatatgtgataaaaagttttcaacgaAGAGAAGCCTGGACCTACATTACAGAACTCATACTGAAGAGAAGCCATATTTGTGTTGCATATGTGATAAAAAGTTTGCGAGTAAGAGCTATCTGAACCTTCATTTGAGATTTCATACAGGAGAGAAACCATATTCTTGTAATatatgtcataaaaaaattagttcactGCCAACTCTCAAGgatcattatttaattcatactGGGCAGAAGCCATATCCATGTaagatatgtaataaaagttttgctgTAAAGGCATATTTAAGGAAACACATCCTTTCTCATTCTGAAGAAAGACCTTACTCttgtaatttatgtaataagagGTTTAAAAGAGGTGGAGTGCTGAACACCCATCGTAAGATTCACACCAGGCCATTGTCttgtaatttatgtaataaaagattTGCTGTTAAATCGCGCTTCATTAAGCATATGTCTGATCATTATgaggataaaaaaaagtcattttcttGTAATGTATGTGGTAAAAGTTTTGCTCAAAAGCAGCATTTAGACAGGCATAATCTTGTTCATATTGGAGATAAAACTTATTCTTGTATAGTGTGCAATAAAGGTTTTACCAAgcatagtaatttaattaaacacagAGTTGTCCATTTAACTGAATTACCTTATCCTTgtaatatatgcaaaaaaagatttttgcagAAGGAAAGCTTAGATAAACATTATAGACTTCATACTAACATAAAACCTTGTTGCTTACTGTGTAACATTTTTCCTTTGCAAGTAATGTAA